The Fuerstiella sp. genome includes a window with the following:
- a CDS encoding PQQ-binding-like beta-propeller repeat protein, translating to MQPVWWIIYTFMVAPPRRTLKLLSRQTLCGPGSHHAPTGLAALLPACKNLLLVAICSKFTAYGCADDWPQWRGTDRNSVSGETELLSSWGESSPALDWRASGIGDGYSSVVIAGGQVFTTGKIDDAVLCFSLDLESGQHNWMTNVGTTSRNVMSTPTFHDGLVYVLDPDGELVCLDAEAGTLLWQRSFTKDFGGQLMSGRGYGESPLIDRHRLICTPGGDDAMLVALNRHTGELIWKSRMPQIGEKGRDGAAFSSVVLSKAAGVRQYIQLTGRGLAGFEAKTGKFLWGYNDISNQTANIPTPIVHGDFVFSANGYHSGAVLLQLTRASRTDGIEAKEIYRLRGNRFQNHHGGFVLIDDHIYGGHGSNNGLPTCIEFQTGKVLWKRRGPGTGSASVTAADGRLYFHYQNGVIGLIGASKHEYRLHGKFRIPAGGDSWSHPVVAHGRLFLREKDDLWVHDLRRLQPIENSQSPPTPAVTENNDNTRNFFRFIRQADTSKSSVPVITLTDTELDSTGSIEKDRLRRLNRQTSPFILILAGTQISDSGLRQISALNNLVGLNLESCPHVTDRGFAYLGKSNTLAVLIATATSISATGLEQLATAPALTAVNLEVCDDVADAGCKALGQIKTLRALVLRKTGFEQDRISDAGLEHLSGLQDLERLNLSGNLISDDGLQHLKPLTRLEELDLSLLPITDDGLRHLAPLKNLQQLKLLYSEGFSGTNITDQGLETLGLFTQLTHLNLVGAKISDAGLKHIHQLRNLVHLRLTNSTATEADVRSLQNTLPHCEIISH from the coding sequence ATGCAACCGGTGTGGTGGATTATTTATACATTCATGGTCGCACCACCTCGCAGAACGTTAAAACTCCTTTCCCGACAAACCCTTTGCGGTCCGGGATCTCATCACGCACCAACAGGACTTGCAGCCCTTCTACCGGCCTGCAAGAACCTGCTGTTGGTGGCCATCTGCAGCAAATTTACTGCTTATGGTTGTGCGGATGACTGGCCCCAGTGGCGAGGAACCGACAGAAATTCGGTTTCCGGTGAAACAGAACTGCTGAGTTCCTGGGGTGAATCGTCTCCAGCACTCGACTGGCGGGCGTCAGGAATCGGCGATGGCTATTCAAGTGTTGTCATCGCCGGCGGACAGGTTTTTACCACAGGAAAAATTGATGACGCAGTGCTGTGCTTTTCCCTGGACCTTGAGTCCGGTCAACACAACTGGATGACAAACGTCGGTACAACATCACGCAATGTCATGTCCACTCCTACGTTCCACGATGGTCTCGTTTATGTACTTGATCCGGATGGTGAACTCGTCTGCCTGGATGCAGAAGCAGGAACACTACTGTGGCAGCGCAGTTTTACGAAGGATTTCGGCGGTCAACTGATGTCCGGTCGTGGATACGGTGAATCTCCCCTCATCGACCGTCACCGGTTGATTTGTACGCCGGGAGGAGATGACGCCATGCTGGTTGCCCTGAACCGTCATACTGGAGAACTGATCTGGAAATCCCGCATGCCACAGATTGGTGAAAAGGGCCGTGATGGCGCTGCATTTTCCTCTGTGGTTCTGTCTAAAGCAGCCGGTGTGCGTCAATACATACAACTCACCGGTCGCGGCCTGGCAGGCTTTGAGGCAAAAACCGGAAAATTTCTGTGGGGCTACAACGACATTTCCAATCAAACGGCCAACATCCCCACACCCATTGTTCACGGTGACTTTGTCTTTTCTGCCAACGGATATCACTCAGGTGCCGTTCTGCTTCAACTGACTCGAGCCAGTCGTACAGATGGAATCGAAGCAAAGGAAATCTATCGGCTGCGAGGCAACAGGTTTCAAAATCATCACGGCGGCTTCGTGTTGATTGATGATCACATCTACGGTGGCCATGGAAGTAACAATGGTTTACCAACCTGCATTGAATTCCAGACCGGAAAAGTCCTCTGGAAACGCCGCGGACCAGGCACCGGGTCAGCGTCGGTCACAGCAGCGGATGGACGGCTCTATTTTCATTATCAGAATGGAGTCATCGGTCTGATTGGTGCCTCAAAGCACGAATACCGTTTGCACGGAAAGTTCAGGATTCCCGCAGGCGGTGACAGCTGGTCACATCCGGTTGTGGCTCACGGCAGGTTGTTCCTCCGCGAAAAAGACGACCTGTGGGTCCATGACCTGCGTCGACTGCAGCCGATTGAGAATTCGCAGTCCCCACCGACGCCGGCCGTGACAGAAAATAATGATAACACTCGTAATTTTTTCAGATTCATCCGTCAGGCAGACACATCCAAATCTTCTGTTCCGGTCATCACGTTAACTGATACGGAACTCGATTCCACAGGCTCAATCGAAAAAGACCGACTCCGCCGGCTCAACCGGCAGACATCCCCCTTCATTCTCATCCTCGCAGGAACACAAATCAGCGATTCCGGTTTGCGACAGATCTCCGCGCTGAACAATCTCGTCGGACTGAATCTGGAATCGTGCCCACATGTCACTGATCGTGGTTTCGCTTATCTCGGAAAATCGAACACACTGGCAGTACTGATCGCCACAGCAACATCGATTTCTGCGACTGGTCTCGAACAACTGGCAACCGCTCCGGCACTCACGGCCGTGAACCTGGAAGTGTGCGACGATGTGGCTGACGCCGGCTGCAAAGCCCTTGGTCAAATTAAGACACTTCGCGCCCTGGTACTCCGGAAAACGGGCTTTGAACAGGATCGCATTTCCGACGCCGGTCTGGAACACCTCTCCGGACTGCAGGATCTCGAACGGCTCAACCTTTCCGGTAATCTCATCTCAGATGACGGATTACAGCACCTCAAGCCACTCACAAGGCTGGAAGAACTGGATTTAAGCCTGCTGCCAATTACGGACGACGGGCTTCGACACCTGGCACCGCTGAAAAATCTGCAACAACTGAAATTGCTCTATTCAGAAGGATTTTCCGGGACCAACATCACAGATCAGGGCCTGGAAACACTGGGACTGTTCACTCAACTGACTCACCTGAATCTGGTGGGAGCAAAAATCTCTGACGCGGGATTAAAGCACATCCATCAACTTCGGAATCTCGTTCACCTGCGACTGACGAATTCGACGGCAACCGAGGCGGACGTACGAAGTCTGCAAAACACGTTACCCCACTGCGAGATTATCAGTCACTAA